From the Jilunia laotingensis genome, the window TCCGGTCAGGGAAGTTCGTTCGGTATGTTGATCCTGAAGTTGAAACCTTGGGATGAGCGTCCTGAGAAGGAAGACCATGTACAGGCAGTCATCGGACAAGTGTACGGCTGTACAGCGGATATCAAAGATGCCACCGTCTTTGCCATCTCTCCGGGTATGATTCCCGGCTACGGTATGGGTAACGCCCTTGAGCTTCACATGCAGGATAAACAAGGTGGTGATGTGAATACGTTCTTCCAGACCACGCAACAGTATCTGGGTGCGTTGAATCAACGTCCGGAGATCGCCATGGCTTACTCTACGTTCGATGTACGCTATCCGCAGTGGATGGTTGAGGTCGATCCTGCCAAGTGCAAACGTGCCGGCATCACATCCGACCAGGTACTCAGTACGCTTTCGGGATATTATGGCGGCCAGTATGTATCCAACTTCAACCGTTTCTCAAAAGTATATAAGGTGATGATACAGTCCGATCCTAAATATCGTTTGGACGAATCATCGTTGAACAATACTTTTGTGCGTATGTCCAACGGGGAGATGGCTCCGCTCAGTCAGTTCGTAACGCTGACCCGCGTGTATGGAGCCGAGTCGTTGAGCCGTTTCAATATGTACAACTCCATAGCGGTGAATGCGATGCCTGCCGATGGTTACAGTACGGGTGACGCCATCCGTGCCGTACAGGAAACGGCCGAAACGGCTCTTCCCAAAGGATACGGTTATGATTACGGAGGCATCACCCGTGAGGAAAATCAGCAAAGCGGTACCACGGCTATCATTTTCGGTATCTGCTTCCTGATGATCTACCTCATTCTGAGTGCCCTGTACGAAAGTTTCCTGATTCCGTTTGCCGTATTGTTGAGCGTACCGTGCGGTTTGATGGGTAGTTTTCTCTTTGCCCGCATGTTCGGACTGGAAAACAATATCTATCTGCAAACGGGACTTATCATGTTGATTGGTCTGCTTGCCAAGACAGCCATTCTGTTGACGGAGTATGCAGCCGAACGCCGTAAAGCAGGTATGGGACTGATTGCATCAGCGTTGAGTGCTGCCAAGGCTCGTCTGCGTCCTATTCTGATGACGGCATTGACTATGATTTTCGGTTTGTTCCCGTTGATCGTGGCTACCGGAGTGGGTGCGAATGGTAACCGTTCTCTGGGTACCGGTGCAGTAGGTGGTATGGTGATCGGTACGCTGGCACTGCTCTTCATTGTGCCGTCGCTCTTCATCGCCTTCCAATGGTTGCAGGAACGTGTACGCCCGGTACAGGCTGAACCTTCCCACGATTGGCAGATCGAGGAAGAAAAAGTGGAAAGTGACCGGGAAAAGAAAGAAGCCGGAAAGGAATAATTGTTTACGCTTCCATACCCCGGTGACGAACGGCTTGGAGGGCACCGATGAAGGCCTCCTTCCTCACCGATGAACACCCTCTTCATCGGTGATCAAGAGGGCGTTCATCGGTGAGGAACAAATGACTGCCTGATTGGATTGAATATCAGTCTTTTAAAAAGTTGAATCCTGCGTAATGCCGGAAATCCTTATAGTTATATTATTTAACAAATAGATAAAAGAAAAATGAGAAAACAACTTCTATTGCTTACGGTTGCTGTCTTTACGTTAAGCAGCTGTGGCATTTACTCAAAATATAAACCAGTTGCGGAAGTACCGGACGGACTCTACGGGGATACGGAAGAGTTGGCTGCCGATACGTCGAACTTCGGGAACCTTTCCTGGAGGGAAGTCTTTACCGATCCTTATCTGCAAGCACTGATAGACTCGGCACTTGCACGTAATACCGATTTGCAGACCGCCCAGCTAAAGGTGAAGGAAGCGGAAGCCTCCCTGATGACTTCCAAACTGTCCTATCTGCCTTCCTTGTTTTTAGCTCCCGAAGGGGCTATAAGCAGTTTCGACGGGGCGAAAGCCTCTAAGACTTATTCATTGCCTGCGACCGCTTCTTGGGAGATCGATCTTTTCGGACGGTTGACAAATGCAAAACGCCGTGCAAAAGCCGCCTTGTTGCAGACCCGTGAATACAAACAGGCTGTACAGACACAATTGATTGCGGCCGTGTCTAATATGTATTACACTTTGTTGATGCTCGATGCCCAATATGAAATAGCTACGGCTACCGAAGAAGTCTGGAAGCAGAGTGTGGATGCCACCCGCGCCATGAAAGCGGCCGGGATGGTGACCGAAGCCGGATTGGCGCAAACCGAAGGTACATACTATAACATATGCACAACCGTTCTTGACCTGAAAGAACAGATCAACCAGACTCAAAACAGCCTGTCATTACTTCTGGCTGAAGTGCCCCATGACATTCAGCGGGGCAAACTTGCAGGACAGGTACTTCCCGAATCCTTTCATACGGGTATCCCTTTGCAGATGCTTTCCAATCGCCCGGACGTGCGCAGTGCCGAATTGTCTCTGGCACAGGCATACTATACGACCAATGCAGCCCGTTCGGCTTTTTATCCCTCCATTACTTTGGGCGGAAGTGCGGGGTGGACGAATAGTGCCGGATCGATGATTGTCAATCCGGGCAAACTTTTGGCTTCGGTATTCGGTTCTTTGACACAACCTCTATTCAACAAAGGGGCTAACATTGCCCAGTTGAAGATAGCGAAAGCTCAACAGGAAGAAGCGCGTTTGTCTTTTCAGCAGACTTTGCTTGCAGCAGGAAGCGAAGTGAACGATGCCTTGACGCAGGTACAGACAGCCCGCAACAAGTCGTTGCTTTTTGAGAAACAAGTAGGTTCCTTGGAAAATGCCGCACGTAGCACCAGCCTGCTGATGAAGCATGGCAATACGACCTATTTGGAAGTATTGACTGCCCAGCAGACATTGCTGAACGCCCAGCTCTCTCAGGTTGCCAATCGATTTACCGAAATTCAGGGAATCATCACGTTGTATCAGGCGCTTGGTGGCGGTAGAATGTAAAACAGATAGGAAAGAGGATATAATATGATGAAAGCCGAAACCGTCCGCCGTTCAGTTGTGGATTATACAAAGCAGGAGATGATTCGGCAGGGAGTCACTCGTCTGACAATGGACACGATTGCCCAGGGATTGGGGATGTCGAAGCGGACGCTCTATCAACTTTTTCCCGGGAAGGTGTGTCTGGTACAGATTTGCCTAGGGGACATTTCGGGTGAAAAGAGACGTCTTTTGTTACAGTACGAGGACAGTAGCCGTTCATGCATCGAGACCCTCTTCGATGTTGCCCGCGAATACGTCGTATTGATTCATTATTTAGGGAGAACACTCTTGACCGATCTGACCGTAGATATAGATTACCAGCCGTTCGTGAAACGGGAAGAGGCATTTTGGTTGCAACAGTTTGTCGATGCGCTGAACCGTTGCAAGGCATGTGGGTATCTGTTGCCCGGCACCGATCCCGACCGTTTTTCATATGACCTGACTACCAATATTTATGAAAACTGTCTGCGCGGTGTCTCTTATACCGCACAACGTTTTTTCTGCCGGGCGTTGTTGCGTGGTATCTTCCGTGCGGATGCCATTCCGGCAATTGATGAAAACCTGGAGCAGTACATACCTGTTTCATGTAGCTGATAGTTGGATGATAATCGGTCTGTCCGATTGTTTCAGGTATAAAATCAGCCGGCATGTCCTTTTCATTGGATGTGCCGGCTTTTACTTTTGATAAGACGGGGGGCTAAAAATCACTCTCTCCGTCACGAAATACGTTTAAGCATTCAACGCTTGTTCGATATCTGCAATGATGTCATCGGCATTTTCTATGCCTACGGAGAGACGGATGAGGTCGGGGCGTACACCGGCTTCTATCAATTGTTCGTCCGTCAACTGACGGTGCGTATGACTGGCCGGATGCAGGACGCAGGTACGGGCATCGGCCACGTGTGTAACGATGGCAGCCAGTTTCAATGAGTCCATAAATTTGATAGACAGTTCGCGTCCGCCTTTCAATCCGAAAGAAATGACACCGCATGAACCGTCCGGTAGATACTTTTGCGCCCGTTCATAATATTTATTTCCCGGCAGACCGCAATAATTCACCCACGCAACCTTCTCATTTTTAGAAAGATATTCGGCTACCTTCTGGGCATTGCGGCAATGTTGCGGCACGCGGAGATGGAGCGTTTCCAGTCCCAGGTTCAGCAAGAAAGCATTCATGGGGCTTTGAATACTGCCTAAGTCGCGCATCAGTTGTGCGGTAGCTTTTGTCATATAAGCCATTTTTCCAAATGCTTTTGTATATGTCAGTCCGTGATAGGATTCATCCGGTGTGCATAGCCCGGGGAACTTGTCAGCATGTGCATCCCAGTCGAAATTCCCACTGTCTACGATGCAACCGCCCACGCTGGTGGCATGTCCGTCCATGTATTTGGTGGTAGAATGAACCACGATGTCCGCCCCCCATTCAAACGGACGGCAGTTGATCGGAGTGGGGAAGGTGTTGTCTATGATCAAAGGTACACCATGGCTGTGCGCGATACGGGCGAATTTTTCAATGTCCAGCACTTCCAGGGAAGGATTGGAGATTGTTTCTCCGAACAAGGCTTTCGTGTTAGGACGGAACGCGGCTGAAATTTCCTCTTCGCTGGCATCCGGATGTACGAAAGTTACATCGATTCCGAGTTTCTTCATGGTAACACCGAAAAGGTTGAACGTTCCGCCGTAGATCGCTGAGGAACAAACGAAATGATCACCTGCCTGGCAAATGTTGAAGATAGCATAGAAATTGGCTGCCTGACCACTGGAAGTCAGCATGGCACCTACGCCCCCTTCGAGTGCGGCTATTTTGGCAGCCACGGCATCATTGGTCGGGTTTTGCAGGCGGGTATAGAAATAACCGCTGTCTTCAAGATCGAAAAGACGCGCCATCTGTTCACTCGTTTCATACTTGAAAGTAGTACTTTGATAGATTGGCAGCACACGCGGCTCGCCCTTTTTGGGAGTCCATCCTGCCTGTACGCAGAGGGTTTCGGGCTTGAATTGTTTGGTCATAATTGTATAGGGTTTATATGATTTTGTTACTTAAAAAATGATATCGGTGCAAAAGTAGAGAAAATAATTGGTATAAAAGACTATCTTTGTGACGGAAAAGAGCAAAAAACATTGCAAAGTAACAAAGCTTGATATTTTCTTAAAATGGCAGATTCAAAGACAGACAACTATATGAAACATAAGCTATGCCTTCTTTTGTTTTTCGGCTTTTTGTTCGTTGCACCCGGCTTGTGGGCACAGCAAAAAGCAACACCGAAGGCAGGTGAGGGCATTTCATCCTTCCTTTTACGCCATAATCGTAATCCAAAGAAATACTACAATGATTTTGTGGAACTGAATAAGGCGAAATTAGGAAAGAACCGGGAATTGAAACTGGGAGTTATGTACCTGATACCTTCCGTTAAAAAATCCACTTCCTCAAAAGGTGAGGCGAAAACGGAAGCAGCTGTTCCGAAGCGTCCTCTCCGTTCGGAAGTCAACGAGCCGTTATTCGGCAAATGGCTGGCAAATGTCAAGGTGACTTCCAACCGTTTGGCCGGTACTTGCTTCTATGTGGTCAGTGGGCATGGAGGACCTGATCCTGGAGCTATCGGACGGGTGGGAAAACATGAATTGCATGAGGACGAATATGCTTATGACATTGCTTTGCGTCTGGCGCGCAATCTGATGCAGGAAGGTGCGGAAGTGCGCATCATTATTCAAGATGCGAAAGATGGTATCCGTGACGATGCTTACCTGTCGAACAGCAAACGCGAAACATGTATGGGCGATCCTATCCCTTTGAATCAGGTGCAACGCTTGCAACAACGCTGTGACAAGATCAATGCGCATTATCGTAAAGACCGCAAGAATTATAGATATTGCCGGGCCATCTTCATCCATGTGGATAGCCGCAGCAAGGGCAAACAGACGGATGTCTTTTTCTACCACTCCAACCGTAACCGCAAAGTGGAGAGTAAACGGTTGGCAAACAATATGAAGGATTTGTTTGAGTCTAAATACGGCAAGCACCAACCTAACCGCGGATTTTCCGGTACGGTGAGCGGACGTAATCTGTATGTCTTGAGTCATACTACTCCCGTTTCTGTTTTTGTTGAACTGGGGAACATTCAGAACACGTTCGACCAGCGGCGCCTTGTGATTCCTTCCAATCGCCAGGCATTGGCAAAGTGGTTGATGGAGGGCTTTATAAAGGATTATAAGTAGGGGAGACGGTTATTGAATAGGAAGCTCATAAAAGGTGGGTGATTTGACTATTTTATACCAATATTTATGCTTGTCTGACTATATGCTCTTATTATCTTTTTATTGCTTACCAATCACTTGAACGAAATCTTCGAAATAGCATTGGATAATGTTGCTTCTAGTGGAAAAAGGAGAAAATAAGATGGTTTAGCATCTCAAATAACTATAATTGGCGGATGAAATAACCATATCTATCGGATGAAATAACCATATCCAACATATCAAGTAACCATATCTATTGGATGAAGTAGCTATTTCCAACGGATTGAGTAGCTATTTCTATCAAATCAAGCTTTGATTTCTGTGAAATATACTCTTTTTTTCTTTTCCTTTTTTTCTATTTGTCTTCTTTCGGTGAAACTCTTCTTACTGATAAAATGAAACTATAAGTTTATAATAGCACTCGTTTGGAAATAATGATATCATAAGCCATGTATTATGTTGCTTATTCCTTTGTTTTTCTGACAAAGCGGAAAATGCTGATTGCTCTACATTACGTTTTTTCCAATCGCACTCACCTTTGACCGGGATTATGCTTCTTACGGTGTGCAAGAAATGCAAACTGTCAAAATGAAACATGTAGTTGTTGCAACTTCTTTTATCCTGTGCATTTGTCCCAATGGTTGCTTGTAATGGCAACCACATAAGTCCTTTCCGGTGAATGATTAAAGGAATCATTTTTCCGGAGGCAAAGTTAATATTTTATCCTGTACGGTATATATTATCATTAATCTTCTTCAAATGGTTAACCATAATGCCTCTTTTTTGTTATAGAGCTGAATATATAATATTAAAACGAAAAGATTATGGAAGATTTTTCTGGAATGTCGTCTGACCGGTTGTCAACCCGTGAACGCAAGAACCTTGATACTTCCGAGTTTGGAATTCCCGAACTCAGGGAGTTTCCAATTCCCGATGCTGCCCACGTAAGAGCGGCAGAAGCTTATTTTAGGTATGCTCCCGAAGAGTATAAAGCCCAGTTAGCCCGCAACATTTTGGCTAAGGCACAATTGTTCGGAGTGAATGTGAAAAGTCCGACTATTCTGGAATGGGCGGAAAAATAAAACGATTTGCTCTATGAAACAGATTTTAGCTCTTGGACTACTTATATTGGGCGGCTTGTGCCCTGTCGATGCTTGTACGGGCATCTCTTTTACAGCAAAAGACGGTGCGTATGTGCAGGCACGGACGATCGAGTGGGGGGATAGTTATCTTCCCAGCGAATATGTCATCATTCCCCGGGGAGAACCACTCGTGTCGTATACTCCCACGGGGGTGAACGGTATGCAGTTTCGCTCCAAATACGGTGTGGTGGGACTTGCAATTATCCAGAAGGAATTTATTGCCGAAGGATTGAATGAAGCCGGTTTGTCGGCAGGTTTGTTTTATTTTCCACGGTATGGCGGTTATCAGCCTTATGATGCCCGTGAAAATAGCCGTACATTATCCGATTTGCAGGTAGTGGCGTGGCTGTTATCGCAATTTTCTACCATAGATGAAGTGAAGGAGGCCTTGTCCGATGTCCGTATCGTATCCATTGATGAACCCGGTGCCACTTCTACCGTACATTGGCGTATCGGTGATGCCAGTGGAAAACAGGTCGTTTTGGAGATAGAAGACGGAGTTCCCCATTTTTATGATAATAAAGTAGGGGTACTGACTAATTCGCCCGGTTTCCCTTGGCAAGTAACTAATCTGAATAATTATGTCAATCTCTTTCCCGGAGCCGCACCTGCGCAACATCTTTCCGGGGTTACACTGGCACCTTTCGGGGCAGGTTCCGGTTTCCTGGGAATACCGGGGGACGTAACGCCTCCTTCCCGTTTTGTCCGTGCTGCATTTTATAAAGCGACTGCGCCTGAATGCGCCACCGGACAGGAAACAGTGTTGCAGTGTTTTCATATTCTGAATAATTTTGATATTCCCGTCGGGATTGAGCATCCCCTTGGAAAAGCACCGGATATTCCCAGTGCTACACAGTGGACTTCCGCTATCGATCTGACGAACCGGAAAGTGTACTATAAGACCTCTTATAATAACACTATACGGTGCATCGATCTCAAAGGGATTGATTTTGGCAAGGTGGAATACCAATCCCATCCGTTGGATAGAGAGAGGGTACAGCCGGTAGAGAAAATCGAAGTGAGATAAGATCGAAGTTCTTAAACAGGCTCACGGCTTATGCGGTTCTTTTCCTTATAGTTAAAAGTAATGTACTGACGGCACATATCAGGATAATGACGGAGGTTGTGATAAGCATATTCCCCAAACCTGCTAATGGAGAACATATTCCTCCTGCTAGGAATGCCATGAATCCGAGAACGGCAGAGGCGTAACCGGAATTCTCTCGTACCGGTTCCAATGCCAGTGCCGTGGTGGTAGGCAATATCATTCCCATACATACCAACAGGAGGAAGAGTGCTGTCTCTACTGCATAGACGGAACTTCCGGAGAGTAGCGTAGCAGCTACCAGAATACTCATCAAAAGGAATCCGCTTACACCGGTGGACAGCGCTTTTTCTACTTTCGGAAAGTATGTGGTAAGTAGAGAGCCTGCCATGATGCCCAGTGCATTGATTCCAAAACAAATGCTATAAGTGAGTGATGACAGTCCGTAATGTTTCTGGAAGATGAAGGGAGAGGCGGCAATGTAAGTGAACATTACTCCCATAACTAAGGTTTGCGCCAATACGTAACGCATAAAATGACGATTGCGCAATATCGGTATATAGGCTTTTGCAGTACTGCTTGAAGAATTTTGAACGGGCGTTTGCAACGATTCATGAAAATGGATGGTTGTCAGTAATAAAATAAGCCCGATGATCAACAAGGTTAAAAAGATTCCACGCCAGTCTGTCACCAAGAGTAATACTCCTCCTAAGACGGGGGCAAATATCGGAGCCAAACCTTGTACGCTACTCAACATAGAGAAGAACCGGGCGAGTTGCTTTCCTTCGTACAAGTCGGTGGCGATGGATTTAGAAATGACTACTCCCCCTGCTCCAGCTATTCCTTGGATAAAGCGAAAAAGAAGAAAGCTTCCTATGTTTGTGGATATCAGGCAGGCAATGGTGGAAACAATAAAAAGAACCAAAGAGAGTATCAAGGGAGGTTTACGTCCGTAACGATCGCTGATTGGTCCGATCAATAACTGTCCTGTCGCCAGTCCTATCATGCTTACGGTCAGTGTCAACTGTACCATAAAGGTGGAAGTGCCGAAATACTCACTCAACTCCGGCAGCGCAGGTAAATAGAAATCGGTAACGAAAGGTCCGAATGCTGAAATCATTCCGACCAATATCAAGATATATAAATAAGAATTAGCTGTTCTGACATTCATAATCATCGTTTTTTGTTCCGTGCAAAGTACGGGACAAAAAACCGGATGTCTCTGTTCTTTTTGGTAACGGTATTGGGCTTATTGTTACTGTTTGGAGATGTTCAGGTGCAGGTCATGCAGACAGGCTTTTATTTCTTCTTTGCTTCCTATATGCTTTCCCGGATCGTCCGATAGCTTCACACATTCGCGCCATTCCTGATTGGCGTTCATTTTGCATTGGGTCAGTTTCATCACGATGTTCGAAGGTTTGAACCCCGTATCGTTCGTCAGGTTGGTGCCGATACCAAAAGCGCACCGGATTTTCTCTCGGCAATAGTTTTGTATATCAATCGCTTTCTCAAAATCAAGAGCATTGCTGAACACAATGGTTTTGGTTGTAGGGTCGATCCCGAGTTCTTTATAGCGTGCGGTCAGCTTGTCTATGAATTCGAACTCGTCGCCCGAATCACAGCGTACCCCATCGAAAAGCTTGGCTTGTTTTCGGCTCAGGTTATTGAGGAACACATCGGAGGTGTAGGTATCGGACAGGGCAATCCCTAAATCACCATCGTAAACATTCACCCAGTTTTCAAGTGCCATATAGTTGGCGTGTTTATAACCGAACTGAGCCCCGTGAAACATAAACCATTCATGCGGATGAGTCCCCATCATCTTCATGTCATATTTCATGGCGAAATGACAATTGGATGTCCCGGTGAAATTAAGGGAGGTCCTTTTCAGATGGGCGATTACTTTATCCTGTACTTCATACGAGAATCTTCTCCTCGTGCCGAACTCCGAGAAGGGTAACTGATGTTGGTTTGAAAGCATGACCTTTTCTAAAAGCTTACAAATAATATTGCTCGTATCGGCTACATTTCCCAAAATCTCATTCTTTATTTCCGAGACGATGGCAAGCAAGGGTACTTCGTAAAGGGTAGCTTTATAAAGATAATCTGTTATTTCAATATTCAGATGCCGTCCTTTGTCCAGATGGATTTTTATTTTATCCGGTTCGAATCGAAAAGAGGAGAGCCATTCCCAGTAAACCCTGGGGAGAAAGCGACAGTTATTCGTCATGTACTCCAGTTCTCTTTCGCTCAGCTTTACATTTTTCAGGTCACCGATTGCTTCCGAGAGTTTCAATACGAAGTCTTTGGTATAAACAGTTTCGTCCCTGTCTCTAAAGCTGAAAGTTCCTATTGCGGAAGGAAATAATTTAATATAAGCATACGAAGTTGTGAACTTATACAGATCGGTATCAAGTATTGTATTGATTATCATTACACCATAGTTTTATCTAAAAACGCAACAAAGATACTATTTGTTGTGTAAAGTGTATCGAGAAAATGGTCTTTAATGTTCAAATAAATCTATCATGGATAGCTTTTATCTTTAAAAAAGAAAGAATTTTCTCGACTACCTGATAACTTTTGATCAATCCATATGCACGGTCGGATTATGGATAGTCAATCCACCGTCGGCTACAATTGTCTGTCCGGTGACGTATCGGGCATCTTCCGAAGCAAGAAAGGCAATGGTTGCAGCGATGTCCTGGGGGACACCCAGATAGGGGGTAGCACATTGACTGAGAAAGATGTTGCGGACATCCTCATTCAGGTTGTTGAGTGCGGCAGGGGTGAGTACCAGTCCCGGGGCTACCGCATTGCAGCGAATATTCTTTTTTCCCATTTGGGTGGCGATGTATTTAGTCAGATTGATGACTCCGGCTTTGCTGGCTCCATAAAGCGTACCGTTTGAGTCGGCTGTGATTCCACTGATAGAGGCTACGTTGACTATATTCCCACCGCCATGTGCAATCATTATGGGGATGACTAATTGAGACAGATACATCGTACATGACAAATTAAGATGAAAAGCTTCATCGAAATAGTCAATATCGAGATTTTCGATATTCCTGTCACGTTTGGGATCTGTGCCGCCTACATTATTCACTAACACATCGATGCGATCATACTCTTTAGTGGCGAATGTTATCAGTTCTTTGCAACTTTGCAATTCAGTGGCGGAGAAGTACACGGGGCGTACGTCAGCTCCCGAGCGGGCAAGCTCGTCTGCCAATTGTTCTGCTTTCTCTTTTGAATAATCAGCGATGATTACTTTGGCTCCTTCGGATACCATGCGGCGTGTGGTTGCCTCGCCTATACCACCAGCGGCTCCGGTGATTACTATAACTTTGTTTTCAAATCTGTTCATATCGGATTGTTTTGAGGATTTTTGTATCACATAACAATCTGATTTCTGAAATGTTACCTCTTTAAACCCTCTTTAATAGGATTGGGCAATCCATTCAATAACTTTTGCATCTGCATCTGTCTGCTCCCGGCTTGTATTTATAAACCTGTTAAATGTTAACATAAGAATCTGAATTTGTTAACGGAGCGCGGATTCTATTAAACCATGTTATAAGATGCGTGATTATGCTTCTGAAATTTGGAGGTTTCCCGTAAGTCCGTATCTTTGCAATGTGTTTTTCATAGTATTAGATTTAAGGTTAACAAAAGATTGGCTGTCTGGGATAGATGGCCTTTTTTTATGTCCGTAGCTCTCCTGGAAGATGTAAATGAGTGTGTTAAATGTTAACGTAATAAGTTTTAAGTGTTAATGAACTGCGCATTGCATTAAACCGTGTTATAATATAAACTGAAAAGGCTTCGAAATTTGCTAATTTCCCGGAAGTCCGTATCTTTGCATCGTGTTTTTTTCATAAGTATTAGATTTAAGGTTAACAAAGATTGGCTGCTCGTGACGAGTAGCCATTTTTGCTTTATAAGGGTCAGAATCTATATCCTAATCCGATTCTGAGACTGATATAGGCACTTGAGAATCCATTGGATGAAGCCAAATATCCTACACCTCCCGAGAGATCGAATGAAAAATGTCGCCATACCCGGCGGAATCCCCAATAAGGAGTGATGTTCCATACATTTGTTCCTTCCCATCCGTTTGTAAGGAAGATAGGGAAAGAGTATCCTCCGTTGACGGATATATATCCCCCTGAATTGCCATAAGTACGTTTATCATGACGATGTCTTTTCTGCAAGTTGTAGTAAAATCGTGGTTCTACTGCGATATCCCCTGTCACCATGTGATAATCTTTAGTGGTGATGTAGATCTCATTGGTAGATTTCATATCCAGTCCCCATAATTGACCATAAGTATAAGATGCACCGGCACTGAAGATGATAGTGCCGCGAGGCGCAAAAGCATGTTCATAACTATAAGCCAGGCCGAGTCCGTTCACACCGATGGTGTGTCCTGATACGGTCCGATCCTGCATTGATTTGTTACTCTTTCCGACATTTGGATTTTGCGCATTAAGAGGGATTATAAAGAATAGACATGCCAGAATACCTACTGATTTTCGGGTTGGCAGAAAGAAGCAAAGGAGTTGGTTTATTTGTTCCATACAATTTTAGTGATTATGATTATACATTTGATTCTTTTCCTATAAAGACAGCAGAGAGTGGTAAACTCCCTATGGTGGAAATGAAAAATTTCATTGGTTGGAGAGCAAAAACACTTCTTTATTGTTATTAGAGGAGTATCAGTAATATAAGTATAAACTATAAAAGAAGATGTTATGAGAAAGAAATTAGTCGGGTCGGGCATGATTCTCGGTGTATTGCTACTTGTCTCTTGTTCAGGTGGCAGTAATAAAACAGCAGATGTGACCTATAGTAAGGCAGAGATTGAGAGTGCGGATAGTGTGATTCGTTATTATGACACAGCTTTGGCATTATTGAAAAATGTAGTGAAAGAGAAAGAAGTAAATGCTGTGTTGGGATATATGGAGCAGGAGGGTAAAGCTCCTTCTATTCCTGCCATTGCTCCTCCGGCTGTTTCTGAAAAAGAATTGTCGGATTTGATGAATCCCGGGAATTGCTTTAATGCAGAGACTCAACAGAACTTGAAACAGAGTTTTTCCGGTTTGTTCAGCGCAAGAGCGTTGTTTTATACCAACTTTGACCAGTATTTGGCAGATATAAAGGCAAAGAAATACGTTAAGGCAAAGAAGTTGGTGAACAGAGGTTATCAATTCAGCACGGAAATGTCTGAATACAAACAGAATATTTTCGATATTCTAAGTCCTTTTACTGAGAAAGCCCAACAGGTGGTTCTGTCAGGCAATCCGTTGAAAGAGCAACTGATGGCTATGAAGAAGATGACACTGGACATGCAAAGCATAACTAATC encodes:
- a CDS encoding multidrug effflux MFS transporter: MNVRTANSYLYILILVGMISAFGPFVTDFYLPALPELSEYFGTSTFMVQLTLTVSMIGLATGQLLIGPISDRYGRKPPLILSLVLFIVSTIACLISTNIGSFLLFRFIQGIAGAGGVVISKSIATDLYEGKQLARFFSMLSSVQGLAPIFAPVLGGVLLLVTDWRGIFLTLLIIGLILLLTTIHFHESLQTPVQNSSSSTAKAYIPILRNRHFMRYVLAQTLVMGVMFTYIAASPFIFQKHYGLSSLTYSICFGINALGIMAGSLLTTYFPKVEKALSTGVSGFLLMSILVAATLLSGSSVYAVETALFLLLVCMGMILPTTTALALEPVRENSGYASAVLGFMAFLAGGICSPLAGLGNMLITTSVIILICAVSTLLLTIRKRTA
- the pncB gene encoding nicotinate phosphoribosyltransferase — protein: MIINTILDTDLYKFTTSYAYIKLFPSAIGTFSFRDRDETVYTKDFVLKLSEAIGDLKNVKLSERELEYMTNNCRFLPRVYWEWLSSFRFEPDKIKIHLDKGRHLNIEITDYLYKATLYEVPLLAIVSEIKNEILGNVADTSNIICKLLEKVMLSNQHQLPFSEFGTRRRFSYEVQDKVIAHLKRTSLNFTGTSNCHFAMKYDMKMMGTHPHEWFMFHGAQFGYKHANYMALENWVNVYDGDLGIALSDTYTSDVFLNNLSRKQAKLFDGVRCDSGDEFEFIDKLTARYKELGIDPTTKTIVFSNALDFEKAIDIQNYCREKIRCAFGIGTNLTNDTGFKPSNIVMKLTQCKMNANQEWRECVKLSDDPGKHIGSKEEIKACLHDLHLNISKQ
- a CDS encoding DUF6845 domain-containing protein, coding for MRKKLVGSGMILGVLLLVSCSGGSNKTADVTYSKAEIESADSVIRYYDTALALLKNVVKEKEVNAVLGYMEQEGKAPSIPAIAPPAVSEKELSDLMNPGNCFNAETQQNLKQSFSGLFSARALFYTNFDQYLADIKAKKYVKAKKLVNRGYQFSTEMSEYKQNIFDILSPFTEKAQQVVLSGNPLKEQLMAMKKMTLDMQSITNLYSRKHNMDGVRIDLKVSELNHELEVAKKLPVVAGYDSETKSFQTFLGKVETFLKQVHQIREKAVFTEADYDMLSSAYETTII
- the hdhA gene encoding 7alpha-hydroxysteroid dehydrogenase, which encodes MNRFENKVIVITGAAGGIGEATTRRMVSEGAKVIIADYSKEKAEQLADELARSGADVRPVYFSATELQSCKELITFATKEYDRIDVLVNNVGGTDPKRDRNIENLDIDYFDEAFHLNLSCTMYLSQLVIPIMIAHGGGNIVNVASISGITADSNGTLYGASKAGVINLTKYIATQMGKKNIRCNAVAPGLVLTPAALNNLNEDVRNIFLSQCATPYLGVPQDIAATIAFLASEDARYVTGQTIVADGGLTIHNPTVHMD